In Natronomonas halophila, one DNA window encodes the following:
- a CDS encoding isoaspartyl peptidase/L-asparaginase: protein MRVIVHGGAGSPPDEPQERQAVLDEAAAAGADEEDPTDAVRAAIRTLESDPWFNAGVGSAVQSDGFIRTDAGLMTDDREAGAACSMPGVEAAIDVARVVKEETPHVLLSGVHAVDLAEAYGIETGVDLWSDRMQEKWDDLEEYPKGDKKGHAEWVTERFGGDPEGKQGLDAGTGTSTESDTPADRDHDTVGAVATDGDNIAAATSTGGRWLALAGRVGDVPQIGSGFYCSEVGGVSATGAGEDIARLNLSRRVSQFLEDGLDAQAAADAALAEFGDLVDGSAGVIAMTPDGDYGEAYNSDAMQTAVDGSL, encoded by the coding sequence ATGCGCGTTATCGTCCACGGCGGTGCCGGAAGCCCGCCCGACGAACCCCAAGAGCGACAGGCGGTACTCGACGAAGCGGCCGCGGCGGGCGCCGACGAGGAAGACCCGACCGACGCGGTCCGAGCCGCCATCCGAACGCTGGAATCCGACCCGTGGTTCAACGCCGGCGTCGGGTCGGCCGTTCAGTCGGACGGCTTCATCCGGACCGACGCGGGTCTGATGACCGACGACCGCGAGGCCGGTGCGGCCTGCAGTATGCCCGGCGTCGAGGCGGCTATCGACGTGGCTCGCGTCGTCAAGGAGGAGACACCGCACGTCCTGCTGTCGGGCGTCCACGCCGTCGACCTTGCCGAAGCCTACGGCATCGAGACGGGCGTCGACCTGTGGTCCGACCGGATGCAGGAAAAGTGGGACGACCTCGAAGAGTACCCCAAAGGCGACAAGAAGGGCCACGCCGAGTGGGTCACCGAGCGGTTCGGTGGCGACCCCGAAGGCAAGCAGGGCCTCGATGCAGGGACGGGGACAAGCACGGAATCCGACACCCCCGCGGACCGCGACCACGACACTGTCGGCGCGGTCGCGACCGACGGCGACAACATCGCCGCGGCCACCTCGACGGGCGGCCGATGGCTCGCCCTAGCCGGCCGCGTGGGCGACGTCCCGCAAATCGGCTCCGGCTTCTACTGCTCGGAAGTGGGCGGCGTTTCGGCGACCGGCGCCGGCGAGGACATCGCCCGCCTGAACCTCTCCCGTCGCGTCAGCCAGTTCCTCGAGGACGGTCTCGACGCACAGGCGGCGGCCGACGCCGCCCTCGCCGAGTTCGGTGACCTCGTCGACGGTTCCGCGGGCGTCATCGCGATGACCCCCGACGGCGACTACGGCGAGGCCTACAACAGCGACGCGATGCAGACGGCCGTCGACGGGAGCCTCTGA
- the icd gene encoding isocitrate dehydrogenase (NADP(+)) — translation MGYDKVEVPEEGEKIEVTEDDELVVPDDPIIPIIHGDGIGTDVGPAAQKVLQAAADATGREIHWMRVYAGESARERYDENLPEETVDAIREYKVAIKGPLTTPVGAGFRSLNVALRKKLDLYTNIRPTYHLDGVPSPVKRPEQMDMVSFRENTEDVYAGIEWEAGTDDVEKVRDFVEEEMGFDSTIHDGPVGIGIKPISEFGTKRLVRNAIDYALENDRDSVTLVHKGNIMKFTEGAFRDWGYEVAEEEYGDEVITEDTLWEERDGEQPEDAVVVNDRIADNMLQQILTRTDQYDVLALPNLNGDYLSDACGAQIGGLGIAPGANIGDGRVLAEPVHGSAPKYAGQDKVNPSAMILSGRIMLEQMGWDDAADLVRDAVEQTISSKKVTYDIERQIEGGEKLATSEYAQEVVDNLYDLA, via the coding sequence ATGGGATACGACAAAGTGGAGGTGCCCGAGGAGGGCGAGAAAATCGAGGTAACGGAGGACGACGAACTCGTCGTACCTGATGACCCTATCATTCCCATCATTCACGGGGACGGTATCGGGACGGATGTCGGGCCGGCAGCCCAGAAAGTGCTGCAGGCAGCCGCTGACGCGACCGGACGCGAGATTCACTGGATGCGCGTCTACGCCGGCGAATCCGCCCGCGAACGCTACGACGAGAACCTGCCCGAGGAAACCGTCGACGCGATTCGGGAATACAAGGTCGCCATCAAGGGCCCGCTGACGACGCCCGTCGGCGCTGGCTTCCGCAGCCTCAACGTCGCGCTCCGCAAGAAGCTCGACCTCTATACGAACATCCGGCCGACCTACCACCTCGACGGCGTCCCGTCGCCGGTCAAGCGACCGGAGCAGATGGACATGGTCTCCTTCCGGGAGAACACCGAGGACGTCTACGCCGGCATCGAGTGGGAAGCCGGCACCGACGACGTCGAGAAGGTCCGCGACTTCGTCGAAGAGGAGATGGGCTTCGATTCGACCATCCACGACGGCCCCGTCGGCATCGGCATCAAGCCGATTTCCGAGTTCGGCACCAAGCGCCTCGTCCGCAACGCCATCGACTACGCCCTCGAAAACGACCGCGATTCGGTCACGCTCGTCCACAAGGGCAACATCATGAAGTTCACCGAGGGCGCCTTCCGCGACTGGGGCTACGAGGTCGCCGAAGAGGAGTACGGCGACGAGGTCATCACCGAGGACACGCTCTGGGAGGAGCGTGACGGCGAACAGCCCGAGGACGCCGTCGTCGTCAACGACCGCATCGCCGACAACATGCTCCAGCAAATCCTCACCCGGACCGACCAGTACGACGTGCTGGCGCTGCCGAACCTCAACGGCGACTACCTCTCGGACGCCTGTGGCGCCCAGATCGGCGGTCTCGGCATCGCGCCCGGCGCCAACATCGGCGACGGCCGCGTCCTCGCCGAGCCGGTCCACGGCTCCGCGCCCAAATACGCCGGCCAGGACAAGGTCAACCCCTCCGCGATGATTCTCTCCGGCCGTATCATGCTCGAACAGATGGGCTGGGACGACGCCGCGGACCTCGTTCGCGACGCCGTCGAACAGACCATCTCCTCGAAGAAGGTCACCTACGACATCGAACGCCAGATCGAAGGCGGCGAGAAACTCGCGACGAGCGAGTACGCGCAGGAAGTCGTCGACAACCTCTACGACCTCGCCTAG
- a CDS encoding DUF7113 family protein yields MLHIRGHAGGTALTGTLYERGEDSPQFRGAPDDDAPYVWVCDAFYRVESGGTTQTIDGEEIQVAFESPMPRGFEERGDAIEAAKEHVRTQFARLGVPEEDVRLEVIEVAEDPA; encoded by the coding sequence ATGCTTCACATCCGTGGGCACGCCGGGGGGACGGCGCTCACCGGGACGCTCTACGAGCGCGGCGAGGACTCACCGCAGTTTCGGGGTGCGCCGGACGACGACGCGCCCTACGTGTGGGTCTGCGACGCCTTCTACCGGGTCGAAAGCGGCGGCACGACCCAGACCATCGACGGCGAGGAAATTCAGGTCGCCTTCGAGTCGCCGATGCCGCGCGGCTTCGAGGAGCGCGGCGACGCCATCGAAGCCGCCAAAGAGCACGTCCGCACCCAGTTCGCGCGCTTGGGCGTGCCCGAGGAGGACGTGCGTCTGGAGGTTATCGAAGTCGCCGAAGACCCTGCCTAG
- a CDS encoding Lrp/AsnC family transcriptional regulator → MVVAYVMVKAHTGEADRLKRDIEDIEGVVSAHIVAGDVDLIAKVDVPSPADVKDIAATSIQNLDGVEDTHTYVAMADAEA, encoded by the coding sequence ATGGTCGTCGCATACGTCATGGTCAAAGCACACACGGGCGAGGCGGACCGGCTCAAACGGGACATCGAGGACATCGAGGGCGTCGTTTCGGCCCACATAGTCGCTGGCGACGTCGACCTCATCGCCAAAGTCGACGTGCCCTCGCCGGCCGACGTCAAGGACATCGCCGCCACCAGCATCCAGAACCTCGACGGGGTTGAGGACACCCACACCTACGTTGCGATGGCCGACGCCGAGGCCTGA
- a CDS encoding potassium channel family protein → MRFVIVGAGRVGMRTARVLREEDHDVALIEPEETKVERLRDEGFEVVQGDGSDEETLDAVGLEDADGLAGLSGDFTVNVIACMIAKSHNCRTVLRVDDDYREYVISKYASDVDEVIYPERLGAIAAKNALVGGNVRAVADIAQNLQLVQLTVTEDSPMRGYTLSELELPADARVLAFGKESESLALPTGDVSLEVGDRVVVIADFSVLRDVEQIIVGETDHAVAAGGA, encoded by the coding sequence ATGAGATTCGTTATCGTTGGTGCCGGCCGCGTGGGGATGCGAACCGCCCGCGTGCTGCGCGAGGAGGACCACGACGTGGCGCTCATCGAGCCCGAGGAGACGAAAGTCGAGCGGCTGCGGGACGAGGGCTTCGAGGTAGTGCAGGGCGACGGCAGCGACGAGGAGACCCTCGACGCGGTCGGTCTCGAAGACGCCGACGGCCTCGCGGGACTCTCCGGGGACTTCACCGTCAACGTCATCGCCTGTATGATCGCCAAATCCCACAACTGCCGGACGGTGCTGCGGGTCGACGACGACTACCGCGAATACGTCATCAGCAAATACGCCTCCGACGTTGACGAGGTCATTTACCCCGAACGGCTCGGCGCCATCGCCGCCAAGAACGCGCTGGTCGGCGGGAACGTCCGCGCCGTCGCCGATATCGCCCAGAACCTCCAACTCGTCCAGTTGACGGTTACCGAGGACTCCCCGATGCGGGGCTACACCCTCTCGGAGTTGGAGTTGCCCGCCGACGCACGGGTGTTGGCGTTCGGCAAAGAATCGGAATCGCTGGCACTGCCGACCGGCGACGTCTCGCTGGAAGTCGGCGACCGGGTCGTCGTCATCGCCGACTTCAGCGTGCTCCGGGACGTCGAACAGATTATCGTCGGTGAAACCGACCACGCGGTTGCCGCGGGAGGTGCCTGA
- a CDS encoding GNAT family N-acetyltransferase translates to MSVTVDTRVIGTGDDAFVDDAWELKERIRHAEGVLKQRHGFFTDAYRRSRVYALVEPQYDGEQLVGFAATRRDGYILFLAVDPEYRGEGFGRRLVAAVAEDHSSVTCHARATNDDALAFYEHLGFEIQRRIDGYYEDNGDAYYLRLGEGGLAEKLSKFMPGK, encoded by the coding sequence GTGAGTGTCACCGTCGATACGCGTGTCATCGGGACCGGGGATGACGCTTTCGTGGACGACGCCTGGGAGTTGAAAGAGCGCATCCGTCACGCGGAGGGCGTGCTCAAACAGCGCCACGGCTTCTTCACGGACGCCTACCGCCGCTCCCGCGTGTATGCCCTCGTCGAGCCGCAGTACGACGGGGAGCAGTTGGTCGGCTTTGCCGCGACCCGACGGGACGGCTACATCCTGTTTCTCGCCGTCGACCCCGAATACCGCGGTGAGGGCTTCGGTCGCCGGCTCGTCGCAGCGGTCGCCGAAGACCACAGTTCGGTCACCTGCCACGCGCGTGCGACCAACGACGACGCGCTTGCCTTCTACGAGCATCTCGGCTTCGAGATTCAGCGCCGCATCGACGGCTACTACGAGGACAACGGCGACGCCTACTATCTCCGTCTGGGGGAAGGCGGGCTTGCGGAGAAACTCTCGAAGTTCATGCCCGGCAAGTAA
- a CDS encoding HalOD1 output domain-containing protein, with the protein MSTQHRVTIATIDEPLETVAERRYEPAETDRLVGTLVDAIVEAEGISDRDFLSPPLYDAIDVEALERTLFRDPEEFDSCQVDGFVRFQYLDYTVTVEGDGRITVYTTPANPDR; encoded by the coding sequence ATGAGCACGCAACACCGGGTTACTATCGCGACGATAGACGAGCCGCTGGAGACGGTCGCCGAGCGGCGGTACGAGCCCGCAGAGACGGACCGATTGGTCGGGACGCTCGTCGATGCCATCGTGGAGGCGGAGGGAATCTCCGACCGGGATTTCCTTTCGCCGCCGCTCTACGACGCTATCGACGTCGAGGCGCTCGAACGGACGTTGTTCAGAGACCCCGAGGAGTTCGATTCGTGTCAAGTGGACGGCTTCGTCAGGTTCCAGTATCTCGACTACACCGTGACCGTCGAAGGCGACGGGCGGATTACGGTCTATACGACCCCCGCGAATCCCGACCGATAA
- the priS gene encoding DNA primase small subunit PriS, which translates to MDGRTRDYLRGRFGDHYRRVEVPTPPAANEREWGYITWSEGGTTMVRHHSHLDLVGGGDLEDFLAGERPRHVYFSAGRYDDPGASSMGGKGWRGSDLVFDLDADHLPGVDPEEDSYADMLAVCKDALLRLLDLLENDFAFDDMTVVFSGGRGYHVHVRDPGVLELSRAARREIVDYVLGEDVAFEDIVTTEAVAGSAGRKSPAQKRSLPDGGWAGRTRERLTAFLDELLAMDEADALERLQEFEGIGQGKAQAALNAAQNNREQIEAGNVDVHPAVHSIAKHLFGEVLEAGSAPIDEPVTTDINRLIRLPGSLHGGSGLEVTHIDRDAVEEFDPLVDAVPETFVGEEITVYAREEVTVELRGESFRLTEGVASVPEYVGVFAMARGHATKAGE; encoded by the coding sequence ATGGACGGCCGCACCCGCGATTACTTGAGAGGTCGGTTCGGCGACCACTACCGCCGGGTAGAGGTCCCGACGCCGCCTGCCGCCAACGAGCGCGAGTGGGGCTACATCACCTGGAGCGAGGGCGGGACGACGATGGTCCGCCACCACTCCCATCTCGATTTGGTTGGCGGCGGCGACCTTGAGGACTTCCTCGCCGGCGAGCGCCCGCGACACGTCTACTTCTCGGCGGGCCGCTACGACGACCCCGGCGCCTCCAGCATGGGCGGGAAGGGCTGGCGCGGGTCGGACCTCGTCTTCGACCTCGACGCCGACCACCTGCCCGGCGTCGACCCCGAGGAGGACAGTTACGCCGACATGCTGGCGGTCTGTAAGGACGCACTCCTTCGCCTGCTGGACCTACTGGAGAACGACTTCGCCTTCGACGATATGACGGTCGTTTTCTCGGGCGGCCGCGGCTATCACGTCCACGTTCGGGACCCCGGCGTCCTCGAACTGAGTCGGGCGGCCCGCCGCGAGATCGTCGATTACGTCCTCGGCGAGGACGTCGCATTCGAGGACATCGTCACGACGGAAGCCGTCGCCGGAAGCGCCGGTCGGAAGTCGCCCGCCCAAAAGCGTTCGCTGCCCGACGGCGGGTGGGCGGGCCGGACCCGAGAGCGACTGACTGCCTTCCTCGACGAACTCCTCGCGATGGACGAAGCCGACGCTCTGGAGCGCCTGCAGGAGTTCGAGGGTATCGGACAGGGGAAGGCACAGGCCGCGCTGAACGCCGCCCAGAACAACCGCGAGCAAATCGAAGCCGGGAACGTCGACGTGCATCCGGCGGTCCACAGCATCGCCAAGCACCTCTTCGGGGAGGTACTGGAGGCTGGCAGCGCGCCAATCGACGAACCCGTGACGACGGACATCAACCGACTGATTCGGCTGCCGGGCAGCCTCCACGGCGGCAGCGGCCTCGAAGTCACGCATATCGACCGTGACGCCGTCGAGGAGTTCGACCCGCTCGTGGACGCCGTCCCCGAAACGTTCGTCGGCGAGGAGATAACGGTCTACGCCCGCGAGGAGGTGACGGTCGAACTGCGGGGGGAAAGCTTTAGGCTCACGGAGGGTGTTGCTTCCGTCCCAGAGTACGTCGGCGTGTTCGCGATGGCTCGCGGGCACGCAACAAAGGCAGGAGAATGA
- a CDS encoding NADH-quinone oxidoreductase subunit D, with protein sequence MEFVCPRMSMETVEQARPETEAVPAPLRQYAVTTETHLNAPAVVVRADEVTDALEVAREELDYDHCACVTGQAYDDRYETIYHLRKYDDPTDELSVVVPTPRDAPESQSAAGVYRTAEWHEREAYDLVGIPYEDHPDLRRILLPETWQGHPLDPQYDPESPQVVPYRRHENPLQEHHETGDTMLVNVGPHHPATHGVLHLAVTLDGEVVADVDPDIGYIHRCEEQMCQQGTYRHQIMPYPDRWDWGGGGILNEWAYARTAETLADIEVPDYAQVIRTMAAELSRILSHFLAIGTYALDVVGEFTAAFQYAFRDRELAQGLLEDLTGQRLMFNYFRLGGVAWDIPSPREEFFEKAREFTDGLPEKLTEYRNLLTSNELFQVRTVGVGELPPERAKAYGCTGPVARGSGVDYDLRRDDPYGYYEELDWDVVTDDGCDNFARVGVRLGEIAESAKIVNQCVDLLESWPDEERTVQANVPRTIKPDPDTEIYRAVEAAKGELGIYIRSDGTEKPARFKIRGPSFSNLQALPEMSEGEYVPDLIATIGSLDTIMGEVDR encoded by the coding sequence ATGGAGTTCGTCTGCCCGCGTATGTCGATGGAGACTGTAGAGCAGGCCCGCCCGGAGACCGAGGCGGTTCCGGCGCCCTTGCGACAGTACGCTGTCACGACGGAAACACATCTGAACGCCCCCGCCGTAGTCGTCCGGGCCGACGAAGTGACCGACGCCCTCGAAGTCGCCCGCGAGGAACTCGACTACGACCACTGTGCCTGTGTGACGGGGCAGGCCTACGACGACCGCTACGAGACGATTTATCACCTCCGAAAGTACGACGACCCAACCGACGAACTGAGCGTCGTCGTCCCGACGCCCCGCGACGCCCCCGAAAGCCAGTCGGCCGCCGGCGTCTACCGGACCGCCGAGTGGCACGAACGCGAGGCCTACGACCTCGTCGGGATTCCCTACGAGGACCACCCTGACCTCCGACGGATTCTTCTGCCCGAGACGTGGCAGGGCCACCCGCTCGACCCGCAGTACGACCCCGAATCGCCGCAGGTCGTCCCCTATCGTCGCCACGAGAACCCCCTACAGGAACACCACGAGACGGGTGACACCATGCTCGTCAACGTCGGCCCGCACCACCCGGCGACCCACGGTGTCCTCCACCTCGCGGTGACGCTTGACGGCGAAGTCGTGGCCGATGTCGACCCGGATATCGGCTACATCCACCGCTGTGAGGAGCAGATGTGCCAGCAGGGGACCTACCGACACCAGATAATGCCCTACCCCGACCGCTGGGACTGGGGCGGTGGCGGCATCCTCAACGAGTGGGCCTACGCCCGCACCGCCGAGACGCTGGCCGATATCGAGGTGCCCGACTACGCGCAGGTCATCCGAACGATGGCCGCCGAGTTGAGTCGTATCCTCTCGCATTTCCTCGCTATCGGCACCTACGCGCTGGACGTCGTCGGGGAGTTCACCGCCGCCTTCCAGTACGCGTTTCGGGACCGTGAACTCGCCCAGGGCCTCCTCGAGGACCTCACGGGCCAACGGCTCATGTTCAACTACTTCCGCCTCGGCGGGGTCGCGTGGGACATCCCGTCCCCTCGCGAGGAGTTCTTCGAGAAGGCTCGGGAGTTCACCGACGGCCTCCCCGAGAAACTGACCGAATACCGCAACCTGCTCACCAGCAACGAACTCTTCCAGGTCCGGACGGTCGGCGTCGGCGAACTGCCGCCCGAACGGGCGAAGGCCTACGGCTGTACCGGCCCGGTCGCCCGCGGTTCGGGCGTCGATTACGACCTCCGGCGGGACGACCCCTACGGCTACTACGAGGAACTCGACTGGGACGTCGTCACCGACGACGGCTGTGACAACTTCGCCCGCGTGGGGGTCCGCCTCGGAGAAATCGCCGAATCGGCGAAAATCGTCAATCAGTGTGTCGACCTGCTGGAGTCGTGGCCCGACGAGGAGCGAACGGTGCAAGCGAACGTCCCGCGGACCATCAAGCCCGACCCGGATACCGAGATTTATCGGGCCGTCGAGGCCGCCAAGGGTGAACTCGGTATCTACATCCGCTCGGACGGCACCGAGAAACCCGCCCGGTTCAAGATTCGTGGCCCCTCCTTCTCCAACCTGCAGGCGCTCCCGGAGATGTCGGAAGGCGAATACGTTCCGGACCTCATCGCGACTATCGGCAGTCTGGATACGATTATGGGTGAAGTCGACCGATAA
- a CDS encoding helix-turn-helix domain-containing protein, whose protein sequence is MKSLRCTLRFEESAMHPIHRRLVTDDALVSDQLLHSHRAENGPDTLLFYVEGDHDAFVDALDATERIVEYRIAPLGDDACYAYVREESTEFDAQLEGAFERPGLLLIPPVEFRSDGTARFTVVGEPEALQTALEDVPAEAKIDINRIGDYDAPPSTADATLTDRQREAAAAAFELGYYDVPREGSVSDVADRLDCAPGTASEHLRKVEQQAVAAMLERVP, encoded by the coding sequence GTGAAATCCCTCCGCTGTACGCTCCGGTTCGAGGAGTCGGCGATGCATCCGATTCATCGGCGGCTCGTGACCGATGACGCGCTGGTTTCCGACCAACTCCTGCACAGCCATCGCGCGGAGAATGGCCCGGATACGCTGCTGTTCTACGTCGAGGGGGACCACGATGCGTTCGTCGACGCGCTCGATGCGACCGAACGAATCGTCGAGTATCGCATCGCGCCGCTGGGCGACGATGCCTGCTACGCCTACGTCCGCGAGGAATCGACGGAGTTCGATGCGCAACTGGAAGGGGCCTTCGAGCGCCCCGGGCTCCTGTTGATTCCACCCGTGGAGTTCCGCAGCGACGGGACGGCCCGATTCACCGTCGTCGGGGAACCCGAGGCGCTCCAGACCGCTCTCGAAGACGTGCCCGCAGAGGCCAAAATCGACATCAACCGCATCGGTGATTACGACGCGCCGCCGTCGACGGCCGACGCCACACTCACCGACCGTCAGCGCGAAGCCGCCGCTGCGGCCTTCGAGTTGGGGTACTACGACGTGCCGCGCGAGGGGTCGGTTTCCGATGTCGCTGATCGGTTGGACTGTGCCCCGGGAACGGCCTCCGAACACCTCCGGAAGGTCGAACAGCAGGCCGTTGCGGCGATGCTGGAGCGGGTCCCGTAG
- a CDS encoding RNA-binding protein: MSAVPFHYVDLRTFCYSTEDEKRVEAALRTFLPDDVDIEREESEGHHGDRILVLSARLERADEMRHALSKLAEFEDIDRLMDELDQRIDENCAFFIQLDKQAAFNGDVELGSGLMFRAKVEAYPAKKEKAVTAAREALTELAEEGEL; encoded by the coding sequence ATGAGCGCCGTCCCATTCCACTACGTCGACCTCCGGACGTTCTGCTACTCCACGGAGGACGAAAAACGGGTGGAGGCGGCGCTGCGGACGTTTCTCCCCGACGATGTCGACATCGAACGCGAAGAAAGCGAGGGCCACCACGGCGACCGCATCCTCGTCCTCTCGGCACGCCTCGAACGCGCCGACGAGATGCGACACGCCCTCTCGAAACTCGCGGAGTTCGAGGACATCGACCGCCTCATGGACGAACTCGACCAGCGCATCGACGAGAACTGCGCGTTCTTCATCCAGTTGGACAAGCAGGCCGCCTTCAACGGCGACGTCGAACTCGGGTCCGGCCTCATGTTCCGCGCGAAGGTCGAGGCCTACCCCGCGAAAAAGGAGAAGGCCGTCACCGCCGCCCGCGAGGCGCTGACTGAACTCGCCGAGGAAGGCGAACTGTAG
- a CDS encoding DUF1918 domain-containing protein translates to MAFEKGDNVVLHDEHSDYDGETGEVTQVSETMFGDNTYIVQFEEGQEAGIPEDSLEAADEDDDEE, encoded by the coding sequence ATGGCATTCGAGAAAGGCGATAACGTCGTTCTGCACGACGAACACAGCGACTACGACGGCGAAACCGGTGAAGTGACGCAGGTTTCCGAGACGATGTTCGGTGACAACACCTACATCGTCCAGTTCGAGGAAGGCCAGGAAGCCGGCATCCCCGAGGACTCGCTGGAAGCCGCCGACGAAGACGACGACGAAGAGTGA
- a CDS encoding NUDIX hydrolase: protein MTAVDGLWYLADEAAQRAEQAYHRAADTYGAGRLERTYRKRVSRGRFRTLAERIQHCGAPYGAHTLVYRPSGELLVVRHEGVDMWVLPGGGVDGSESFREAAERELDEEAGIDAAYEGLAMLNRVEISCGEHDTWGVLPVFSAEAKTTTPTVADPDDEISEARWFEPEALPEDTRDREDLIDAVRAIA from the coding sequence ATGACCGCCGTCGACGGCCTCTGGTATCTCGCGGACGAGGCCGCCCAGCGCGCCGAACAGGCGTACCACCGCGCTGCTGACACCTACGGCGCGGGCCGTCTCGAACGCACCTATCGCAAGCGGGTCTCCCGCGGCCGCTTTCGCACCCTCGCCGAGCGCATCCAGCACTGCGGCGCACCCTACGGCGCACACACGCTGGTCTATCGCCCGTCCGGCGAACTGCTGGTCGTCCGCCACGAGGGCGTCGACATGTGGGTGTTGCCCGGCGGCGGCGTCGACGGCTCCGAATCCTTCCGAGAGGCCGCCGAGCGCGAACTCGACGAGGAGGCCGGCATCGACGCCGCCTACGAGGGGCTGGCGATGTTGAACCGCGTCGAGATCTCCTGTGGCGAACACGACACATGGGGCGTCCTCCCGGTCTTCAGTGCAGAGGCGAAAACGACCACGCCCACCGTCGCGGACCCCGACGACGAAATCAGCGAGGCCCGATGGTTCGAACCGGAGGCGCTTCCCGAGGATACTCGGGACCGCGAGGACCTCATCGACGCCGTCCGCGCTATCGCCTGA
- a CDS encoding beta-galactosidase — MYGVVTRNEEEARWPDFDSAFYEVKDVSGRSAEPIEEAVSMISCFGDNAAGEENPELVPVDPDGQKATRDRTYFDWAYICPTHDGYREGLLEIIEDCAEVNPDIRLDDIGFPRAEYCYCDRCNERFEEWVETRHENGEGPPPEETGVEDRYEWRADVITDFVEEASDRIPGKTYMTLYPDPYEGHLYERAGIDLDAIEPLIDEFVVPLYDTHYGTTYWLETIASGFVDRLDTPVSIELYAVDVDIDDLIHAADVAEEYAETVLFGYEASNARAALRRMDADQRDGVEW, encoded by the coding sequence ATGTACGGCGTCGTCACGCGAAACGAGGAGGAGGCCCGGTGGCCGGATTTCGACAGCGCCTTCTACGAGGTCAAGGACGTCTCGGGTCGGTCGGCCGAACCCATCGAGGAAGCGGTGAGCATGATCTCCTGCTTCGGCGACAACGCGGCCGGCGAGGAGAACCCCGAACTCGTCCCCGTCGACCCCGACGGCCAGAAAGCTACCCGCGACCGCACCTACTTCGATTGGGCCTACATCTGCCCGACCCACGACGGCTACCGCGAGGGCCTGCTGGAGATCATCGAGGACTGCGCGGAGGTCAATCCCGACATCCGACTGGACGATATCGGCTTTCCCCGGGCCGAATACTGCTACTGCGACCGCTGTAACGAGCGCTTCGAGGAGTGGGTCGAAACGCGCCACGAGAACGGCGAGGGGCCGCCGCCCGAGGAGACGGGCGTCGAGGACCGCTACGAGTGGCGCGCCGACGTCATCACCGACTTCGTCGAGGAAGCGAGCGACCGCATCCCCGGCAAGACGTACATGACGCTGTATCCGGACCCCTACGAGGGCCACCTCTACGAGCGGGCCGGCATCGACCTCGACGCCATCGAACCGCTCATCGACGAGTTCGTCGTCCCGCTCTACGACACCCACTACGGGACGACCTACTGGCTGGAGACCATCGCAAGTGGATTCGTCGACCGACTCGACACGCCCGTCAGCATCGAGCTCTACGCGGTCGACGTGGATATCGACGACCTGATTCACGCAGCGGACGTCGCCGAGGAATACGCAGAAACGGTCCTCTTCGGCTACGAAGCCTCGAACGCGCGGGCGGCGCTCCGCCGGATGGACGCCGACCAGCGCGACGGCGTCGAGTGGTAG
- the pyrI gene encoding aspartate carbamoyltransferase regulatory subunit — MTETELRVSKIENGTVIDHITGGQALNVLAILGIDGSSGEEVSVGMNVPSDRLGRKDIVKVEGRELSQNEVDVLSLIAPAATINIVRDFDVIEKHRVSRPEAVTGVLSCPNANCITTENEPVESRFEVLEEGVRCAYCDTIIRDSLAAHISVA; from the coding sequence ATGACCGAAACCGAACTCCGCGTCTCGAAAATCGAGAACGGCACCGTCATCGACCACATCACCGGCGGACAGGCGCTCAACGTCCTCGCCATCCTCGGCATCGACGGCTCCTCCGGCGAGGAGGTCAGCGTCGGGATGAACGTCCCGTCGGACCGCCTCGGCCGCAAGGACATCGTCAAAGTCGAAGGCCGCGAGTTGAGCCAAAACGAGGTGGACGTGCTGTCGCTCATCGCGCCCGCGGCGACCATCAACATCGTCCGGGATTTCGACGTCATCGAGAAACACCGCGTCTCCCGGCCCGAGGCGGTCACCGGCGTCCTCTCGTGTCCGAACGCAAACTGCATCACGACCGAAAACGAGCCGGTCGAATCCCGCTTCGAGGTCCTCGAAGAGGGCGTCCGCTGTGCCTACTGCGATACCATCATCCGGGACTCGCTGGCGGCCCACATCAGCGTCGCGTAG